A stretch of DNA from Catenulispora acidiphila DSM 44928:
GATGTCCTGAATCCGCAGCAGCACAATGTGCCAGTCCGGGTTCTGCCCGATGTTGAACAAAATCACCAGCGTCACCGTGAACGCCGCCTGCCCCGCCGTGAACGAGATCGCCGCCGGCGCGATCCCCGCGATCAGAATCGCCACCGGCAGCAGCACCCACAAAACAGTGCCGTGATGCCCGATCAGCTGCAGCAACCCGGCACCGATGATCGACCCCAAGACCGTGCCCAGCACGGCGCGCGCCGCGTTCTGCCCGGTGTTCAGCGCGTTGGACCGCAGCACCGACAACGTGCCGAGCAGCACCCAGAAGGAGTGCTGCACGCTGGTCACATCCGCCAGCAGCACCGCGATACCCAACCCGACCGCGCCGCGCAGGCTGTTGTGCAGCCACACCGAGTTCCAGCCCAGATGCGCCGAAGCACGCTCCCGCGCCGAAGCCAACGGCTTGGTCAGCGCGCCGGGCTCGCGGCCCAGAAGCCGGTCAGGCCAGCTGCGCTGGTAGGCCTGCGCGGCCAACTCCACGTTCCCGGCGATCTGCGCGACCGCGAAACCCAGCTCCAGTGCGCGGAAGGAGAAGTCGAGCGTGGAGATGAACGTGTATATCTCCGCGGGGCTGTCACCGACCGGCTGATCCACCGGCAGCCGCGCGGTGGAACTGGCCTCCATCGCCGACAGCGCACTCTGCAACTCGGTCACAGACTTCTGCAGCGGCGCCACATCACCGCCCATGCCGGTGAGCAGCTCCGCGGCACGTTCCAGAACATCAGCGGCAGCCAGGCGCGCGGTACGGGCCGCCGGGTCACACGCCGGCGGCTGCTCGTCGTAGTCGGGCCGGTCGGTCAGGATCGTCACCAGCCACGTCAACTCATCCACCAGCCGCACCAGCGTCCGCGACGACGTCGACAACCCCGTCGGCCGGTACGGCGTCGCATCGAACATCCGGCGCAGGTCGGCGTTGGCGGCAGTGGTCTCATCAGCGGCGATCTGACACGCGCCGAGATTGAACGCCCGCCGGCTGCCAGTGGCGACAGCATCGGCACGAAGCAGCGCCGCGGCAGCACGACACACCCGGGCAGCCGGTCCGCTCAACGGATCCGCCGCAGGACGCGGCCACAACAGAACCACCGCGGGCAACGCCGCGGCAGCGGCGAGACCGGCACCGGCCAACCGGTCCGGCAGCTGCGACAACGGCGCCGGAGTAGCCACCGGCAACACGAACGCCAACAACAGCGCCGTCGCGCTGCCGGCCAGCACCGAGCTGACCACCCCGGAGAACAACACCAGGAACGCCACCGCCACCGTCGCGGCCACCGAAAGCCAGGTGACGCGCGCGACCACCGTCCCGACGCAGATCAACACCGCCCAGGACACAGCCAGCGCGAACTGCGCACGCAACCGCTGGATCAACGTGCCGCTGTAGTCCACCAGCAGCAGCATCGAGAACGACCCGAACGCCGCGAAACTGGCCATCGTCGGCGAATGCAGCAGCTGCGTGCACACCGCGAACAACAGCGGCATCACCACCGCCGTCCGCGCCGCACGACGCGTCGCAGCCAGCGCCGGATCATGCGAACGCAACCATCCGACCAGCGCCGACCTGCGCCGTTCCACCAGGCCCGACCTGCGCTGTTCCACTAAGCCCGCTGACGACATTCACACCTCCGGTGAGCACGTCGGCGGGGCCCCGCGCCACACCGCGCTCAATTGTGTATCACCGC
This window harbors:
- a CDS encoding FUSC family protein, with amino-acid sequence MSSAGLVEQRRSGLVERRRSALVGWLRSHDPALAATRRAARTAVVMPLLFAVCTQLLHSPTMASFAAFGSFSMLLLVDYSGTLIQRLRAQFALAVSWAVLICVGTVVARVTWLSVAATVAVAFLVLFSGVVSSVLAGSATALLLAFVLPVATPAPLSQLPDRLAGAGLAAAAALPAVVLLWPRPAADPLSGPAARVCRAAAALLRADAVATGSRRAFNLGACQIAADETTAANADLRRMFDATPYRPTGLSTSSRTLVRLVDELTWLVTILTDRPDYDEQPPACDPAARTARLAAADVLERAAELLTGMGGDVAPLQKSVTELQSALSAMEASSTARLPVDQPVGDSPAEIYTFISTLDFSFRALELGFAVAQIAGNVELAAQAYQRSWPDRLLGREPGALTKPLASARERASAHLGWNSVWLHNSLRGAVGLGIAVLLADVTSVQHSFWVLLGTLSVLRSNALNTGQNAARAVLGTVLGSIIGAGLLQLIGHHGTVLWVLLPVAILIAGIAPAAISFTAGQAAFTVTLVILFNIGQNPDWHIVLLRIQDIALGCGVSIVVALFFWPRGAAAAVDKALAKAYTDAARYLSGAVAYALGHCDAASSSAPPAAEPVAAQNREAAASARRLDDAYRTYLAERGAKPLSLADTTTLVTGVVGLRLAADSVVALWRNVGRSRMSSDQIAAHNAILEAADSVTGWYRGLADSLGGRSPIPAPVPLLPDSAARLVDSVRTDLVDQDGQATATAVRVIWTGDHVDVARRLQPGLAAAAKVAVLH